AAATCCTAACTTAAAGACGACAAGCGTCAAAATGACAACGGTAATCATTAAAGGATAAAATCCCGCTTCGATGTTATTCGGATCACTTCCGATACCGAGAAGTTTCGCGATGAACGGAATATCGTATTTCGAGAAATCAGAAGCAACGGCAGCTTGTGCATTCATTGCCAGTCCCCCTATTCGTTCAAGACTCAATCTTTACCTAGACGACGACGTTTTTCTTGCTTTTCACGTTCGTTCTTGTTCAAGACTTGTTTACGGAGACGAACCGATTGTGGTGTGATTTCACAGTACTCATCTTCGTTCAAGAATGTCAACGACTCTTCAAGTGAGAAGACACGTGGACGTTTAAGAACGTTCGTTGAATCTTTTGCAGATGCACGCATGTTCGTTAATTGTTTTGCTTTAACGACGTTGACAGCGAGATCGACATCACGGTTACATTCGCCGATGATCATACCTTCGTATACTTCGATACCAGGCTCGATGAAGATCGTTCCGCGGTCTTCAAGAGCTGAGATCGCGTAAGCAGTTGCTTTACCTGTTTCGATTGAGACCATAACTCCACTGCGACGTCCACCGATATCCGCTTGGATGAACGGACGGTATTCTTCGAATGTGTGGTTCATGATTCCGTATCCGCGTGTAGCAGAAAGGAATTCGTTACGGTAACCAATCAAACCACGTGAAGGAACGATGAATTCCATTTTCGTTTGACCGTTGTCCATTGTTTGCATGTTCGTCAATTCACCTTTACGGAGACCGATCGATTCCATGACAGAACCTGTGTACTCTTCTGGTGTATCGATGACGACGCGTTCGAATGGCTCGACTTTGACGCCTTCTTCTTCTTTGATGATAACTTGCGGTTTTGATACTTGGATTTCGTATCCTTCACGGCGCATGTTTTCGATCAAGATCCCGAGGTGAAGTTCCCCACGACCAGAAACGATCCAGCGGTCCGGTGAGTCCGTGTTTTCGATGCGAAGTGAAACGTCTGTTTCGAGTTCTTTTTCAAGACGCTCTTCGATTTTACGTGAAGTAACGAGATCCCCTTCACGACCAGCGAATGGCGAGTTGTTGACGATGAATGTCATTTGAAGCGTTGGCTCATCGATACGTAATAATGGGAGTGGATCAACGTGTGAAGTCGGGCAAACCGTCTCACCGACGTTGATATCTTCCATACCAGCGATCGCGATCAAATCTCCAGCTTTTGCTGTTTCGATTTCGACACGTTTTAGACCGAAGTAACCGAACAACTTCGTAACACGGAAGTTCTTCGTTGAGCCGTCAAGTTTCGAAAGCGAAACGCTATCGCCAACTTTGATTTCTCCACGGAAGACACGACCGACACCGATCCGTCCGAGGTAGTTATCATAGTCAAGCATCGTCACTTGGAACTGAAGCGGCTCCATTGTGTTATCGACAGGTGCTGGTGTGTGCTCAAGAATCAAATCAAGAACGTTCGTGATTGTATCTTCTTGTTTTTCTAATTCAGGTTCAAATGAACTTGAGCCGTTGACTGCCGATGCATAAACGACTGGGAATTCGAGTTGATCTTCGTCAGCTCCGAGGTCGATCAAGAGATCAACGACTTCGTCGACGACTTCAAGAGGACGGACCATCGGTTTGTCGATTTTGTTGACGACGACGATTGGTTGAAGTCCTTGCTCGAGTGCTTTTTTCAAAACGAAACGTGTTTGTGGCATACAGCCTTCACGTGCATCGACGACGAGGATGACGCCATCAACCATACGCATGATCCGCTCAACTTCTCCACCGAAATCGGCGTGTCCTGGCGTATCAACGATGTTGATGCGTGTGTTCTTGTAGTCAATTGCAGTGTTTTTCGCAAGAATCGTGATTCCACGTTCCCGCTCGATGTCATTTGAGTCCATTGCGCGTTCTTCGACTTGTTCGTTCGTACGGAACGTACCAGACTGTTTTAAAAGCTCATCGACTAATGTTGTTTTACCATGGTCAACGTGGGCGATGATCGCAACGTTGCGTAAATCATTTCGTACTAATGTTGTCATAGGTGTGTACCTCTTTCTATTCATTTAAATAAATCTTATCATACTTTCGGTCAACTTTAAGAGTATAGCACAGGTAGAGTCCTAATTGGCAATGACTAAGATTCGACATCACTCCGAAAGCCTTTTCATTATCCTTCATTCACGCTACACTGTTAACGTACTCACGGGTAGAGGGGGAAAAAACATGCGTCTGCTATTTTTATTACTCGCTATGCTTGCCGTAGGATCCATGGCAGCCATCGGCATCTTCATCGCGGAACAAAACGTTCCGATGACGATTGCTTCTGTCATCTTGATGATTGTTGCGATGGGTGCTGGGTTCGTCTTAAAGGCACGTTTACGAAAACAAGCATGACCGAAAAGGTTCCTTTCGTTTAAAACGAAAGAAACCTTTTTTCAATCTTCTTGTGTTTGTACGAATGTCAAAACATCTTTAACGAACGTCTGGCTCCCTGCTAGCACACTCGTTTGTTCGAGAAATGACATCGATTCACCTGTGATCGTTCCGACACGCCCACCGACCTCTTCAATCAATAACTGACCGGCTGCGTAATCCCAAGGCATATTACGCATCGTGATATACCCATCAACACGTCCTGCAGCTGTCCATGCAAGTTCAAGTGATGCTGCACCGATCGCTCGCACTCCGACGGCATGTCGCACGAGTGGTGCAAGACGATCCGTATTGATCCGACGATTTGGTGTCACCCAGGT
This region of Exiguobacterium acetylicum DSM 20416 genomic DNA includes:
- the typA gene encoding translational GTPase TypA, encoding MTTLVRNDLRNVAIIAHVDHGKTTLVDELLKQSGTFRTNEQVEERAMDSNDIERERGITILAKNTAIDYKNTRINIVDTPGHADFGGEVERIMRMVDGVILVVDAREGCMPQTRFVLKKALEQGLQPIVVVNKIDKPMVRPLEVVDEVVDLLIDLGADEDQLEFPVVYASAVNGSSSFEPELEKQEDTITNVLDLILEHTPAPVDNTMEPLQFQVTMLDYDNYLGRIGVGRVFRGEIKVGDSVSLSKLDGSTKNFRVTKLFGYFGLKRVEIETAKAGDLIAIAGMEDINVGETVCPTSHVDPLPLLRIDEPTLQMTFIVNNSPFAGREGDLVTSRKIEERLEKELETDVSLRIENTDSPDRWIVSGRGELHLGILIENMRREGYEIQVSKPQVIIKEEEGVKVEPFERVVIDTPEEYTGSVMESIGLRKGELTNMQTMDNGQTKMEFIVPSRGLIGYRNEFLSATRGYGIMNHTFEEYRPFIQADIGGRRSGVMVSIETGKATAYAISALEDRGTIFIEPGIEVYEGMIIGECNRDVDLAVNVVKAKQLTNMRASAKDSTNVLKRPRVFSLEESLTFLNEDEYCEITPQSVRLRKQVLNKNEREKQEKRRRLGKD
- a CDS encoding DUF5325 family protein, producing MRLLFLLLAMLAVGSMAAIGIFIAEQNVPMTIASVILMIVAMGAGFVLKARLRKQA